One part of the Parabacteroides distasonis ATCC 8503 genome encodes these proteins:
- a CDS encoding sigma-70 family RNA polymerase sigma factor: MRQLKITKSITNRESASLDKYLQEIGREDLITVEEEVELAQAIKRGDRRALEKLTRANLRFVVSVAKQYQNQGLSLPDLINEGNLGLIKAAEKFDETRGFKFISYAVWWIRQSILQALAEQSRIVRLPLNQVGSLNKISKAFSKFEQENERRPSPEELADELDIPVDKISDTLKVSGRHISVDAPFVEGEDNSLLDVLVNDDAPIADRSLMNESLAKEIDRALATLTERECEIIKMFFGIGCQEMTLEEIGDKFGLTRERVRQIKEKAIRRLRQGTRSKLLKSYLG; encoded by the coding sequence ATGAGACAATTAAAGATCACAAAGTCCATTACCAACCGCGAAAGCGCTTCGCTGGATAAATATCTTCAAGAGATTGGTCGAGAAGATCTTATCACGGTAGAAGAGGAAGTGGAATTGGCACAGGCTATCAAAAGAGGAGACCGTAGGGCGTTAGAGAAATTGACCCGTGCGAATCTCCGTTTCGTCGTTTCTGTGGCTAAGCAATATCAGAACCAAGGTTTGAGTTTGCCCGACCTTATTAATGAGGGTAACTTAGGCTTGATCAAGGCTGCTGAGAAATTCGATGAGACGAGAGGTTTCAAGTTTATTTCCTATGCTGTATGGTGGATTCGCCAATCTATTCTGCAAGCTTTGGCAGAGCAGTCAAGAATCGTGCGTCTTCCGTTGAACCAAGTAGGCTCGCTGAACAAGATCAGCAAGGCCTTCTCCAAGTTCGAGCAGGAAAACGAGCGTAGACCGTCTCCAGAGGAACTTGCTGATGAGTTGGATATCCCGGTGGATAAGATTTCCGATACCTTGAAGGTGTCCGGACGTCATATTTCCGTGGATGCCCCGTTCGTGGAAGGCGAAGACAACAGCCTTTTGGATGTGCTTGTGAACGATGACGCTCCTATCGCGGACCGGTCGTTAATGAACGAGTCATTGGCTAAGGAAATTGATCGAGCGCTTGCTACACTGACCGAAAGAGAATGTGAGATTATCAAGATGTTTTTCGGTATTGGCTGTCAGGAAATGACATTGGAAGAGATTGGCGACAAATTTGGCCTCACTAGAGAGCGTGTCCGCCAGATCAAGGAAAAAGCAATCAGAAGATTAAGACAAGGAACTCGTAGCAAGCTCCTCAAATCGTATTTAGGCTAA
- a CDS encoding alpha/beta hydrolase, with product MVKKWIFPLLIGVCLINTSMAQENPILLFPKGAPGETIKLIEKADTDGGKTGGESVLRITNVSEPTITIYHAPDEVASGAAMIVCPGGGYNILAYDLEGDEVCEWLNNLGITAVLLKYRVPRREGLEKHEAPLQDVQRAIGYVRANAENLNIDPKRIGVMGFSAGGHLAAMVSNNFLKRTYPAIDATDKVSCRPDYCLLVYPAYLDGENFQLAPELKVSSATPPTMLIQAEDDKSYINSSIFYYYALKEAGVPAWMHLYSQGGHGYGLRDTGASVNEWPDRAEDWFREIGLIE from the coding sequence ATGGTTAAGAAGTGGATATTCCCTTTATTGATTGGGGTTTGTTTAATCAATACGTCTATGGCACAAGAAAATCCGATTTTATTATTCCCAAAAGGGGCGCCGGGAGAAACTATTAAATTAATAGAGAAAGCTGATACGGACGGTGGAAAAACCGGTGGTGAGAGTGTTTTGCGTATTACGAATGTAAGTGAGCCAACGATTACTATATATCATGCTCCGGATGAAGTGGCCTCGGGTGCCGCTATGATTGTCTGTCCCGGTGGTGGTTACAATATTTTAGCTTATGATTTGGAAGGTGATGAAGTCTGTGAATGGCTTAATAATCTTGGAATAACTGCGGTCTTACTTAAATACCGGGTTCCAAGACGAGAAGGACTGGAAAAACACGAAGCTCCTTTGCAAGATGTACAGCGTGCGATTGGTTATGTTCGAGCGAACGCTGAGAACTTGAATATAGATCCAAAGCGGATCGGTGTGATGGGATTCTCGGCTGGTGGCCATTTGGCTGCCATGGTTAGCAATAATTTTTTGAAACGTACTTATCCGGCTATTGATGCTACGGATAAAGTAAGTTGTCGTCCGGATTATTGTTTATTGGTTTATCCTGCTTATTTAGATGGAGAGAACTTCCAATTGGCACCAGAGTTAAAGGTTTCATCTGCCACACCTCCAACCATGTTAATTCAAGCGGAAGATGATAAATCTTATATTAACAGTAGTATTTTCTATTATTATGCCTTAAAGGAAGCTGGTGTTCCGGCATGGATGCATTTATATAGTCAAGGTGGCCATGGATACGGGTTACGAGATACGGGAGCGTCTGTAAATGAATGGCCGGATCGGGCTGAAGATTGGTTTCGTGAGATCGGTCTAATCGAATAG
- a CDS encoding YihY/virulence factor BrkB family protein: protein MPKNKPREEKKPIGERISALLARTIRFVTYDIWRITENEVSGLKEIYINIIKTVILAVRGFQSENLQTKASALTYSTLLSIVPLLAVLLGIAKGFGFQGTVRQELFDYFPGHEMELNKAFEFVESYLAQAQGGVIIGVGLILLFYTVINLISSVEDTFNDIWQIQKSRPWYRKISDYLALFLVLPVLMTASSGLSIFMSTLQNSFLGQYLFFTPLVELFLHIAPYIITTLAFTGLYVSLPNTKVRFVNGLVAGFIAGCAFQLFQFIYISGQIWVSKYNAIYGSFAALPLLLLWLQLSWLICLFGAELSYASQNVKKFSFERDSKSISRRYKDFLTLLIASLIVKRFVKGEKPYTADELSDAYRIPIRITTQILYLLTELNIIIEVNYGNDDRVAYYQPAIDVNKITVSYLLTRMDEYGSENFKIDTSKLFSKEWKALLKTREDMIKANDNILLKDL from the coding sequence ATGCCCAAAAACAAGCCACGGGAAGAAAAGAAACCTATTGGAGAACGGATCAGCGCATTATTAGCACGAACCATCCGTTTCGTTACCTACGACATTTGGCGGATTACCGAGAATGAAGTTAGTGGGCTGAAGGAGATTTATATCAATATCATCAAGACGGTTATACTCGCCGTGCGGGGTTTCCAGAGCGAGAACCTGCAAACCAAGGCGTCGGCGCTTACCTACAGCACCTTGTTATCTATCGTACCTTTGCTGGCCGTATTATTAGGTATAGCTAAGGGCTTCGGTTTCCAAGGGACGGTACGGCAGGAGTTGTTCGATTATTTCCCCGGGCACGAGATGGAGCTGAACAAGGCGTTCGAGTTCGTGGAGAGCTATCTGGCGCAGGCGCAGGGGGGAGTGATCATCGGGGTCGGTTTGATTTTATTGTTTTATACGGTGATCAACTTGATCTCGTCCGTGGAGGATACGTTCAACGACATCTGGCAGATCCAGAAATCCCGTCCGTGGTACCGGAAGATATCCGATTATCTGGCCTTATTCCTCGTGCTGCCGGTGCTGATGACGGCATCCAGCGGTTTGTCCATCTTCATGTCTACCTTGCAGAACTCGTTCTTGGGGCAATACTTGTTTTTTACGCCACTCGTAGAGCTGTTCTTGCATATAGCGCCTTATATTATCACGACATTGGCTTTCACGGGGCTGTACGTCTCCCTGCCGAATACGAAAGTAAGGTTCGTGAACGGGTTGGTGGCAGGCTTTATCGCTGGTTGCGCCTTCCAGTTGTTCCAATTTATTTATATCAGTGGGCAGATTTGGGTGAGCAAGTACAACGCTATTTACGGTAGTTTTGCCGCACTGCCTTTGTTGTTGCTTTGGTTGCAGCTTTCTTGGTTGATTTGCTTGTTTGGCGCAGAGCTGTCGTACGCCTCCCAGAACGTGAAGAAATTCAGCTTTGAGAGGGACAGCAAAAGTATCAGCCGCCGGTACAAGGATTTCTTGACCTTGCTGATCGCCTCGCTGATCGTCAAACGGTTCGTGAAAGGCGAGAAACCCTATACGGCCGACGAGCTATCCGACGCTTACCGCATCCCTATCCGCATAACGACACAGATCTTATACCTGCTCACGGAGTTGAACATCATCATCGAGGTGAACTACGGGAATGACGACCGTGTGGCATACTACCAGCCGGCGATCGATGTCAATAAGATCACGGTCAGCTACCTGCTGACCCGCATGGACGAGTATGGCTCCGAGAACTTTAAGATTGACACGAGCAAGCTTTTCAGCAAGGAATGGAAAGCCCTGCTGAAGACACGTGAGGATATGATAAAGGCAAACGACAATATCCTGCTGAAAGACCTATAG
- a CDS encoding glycoside hydrolase family 125 protein — MTTRRNFLKTGSISLAGLLVGEKVYSAVSTPDNKKSFSTIASKVTGDYASKRPAPEARKFTSKAVEEQLKASKARIKDPKLAWMFENCYPNTLDTTCEFKMVDGKPDTFVITGDIHAMWLRDSSAQVYPFVTLAKKDKDLRQMLVGAINRQTACILIDPYANGFNEGPTGSEWESDRTEMKKELHERKWEIDSLCYPIRLAYHYWKEVGDTSVFDSKWEQAMEAVYRTFREQQRKDSLGPYRFSRVTDRQGDTLLNDGWGSPVNPVGLIVSSFRPSDDATLFGFLVPSNLFAITSLRQVAEILRAVRNNTDLAGRCEALAGEVEEAVKKYAIVEHPEFGKVYAFEVDGYGSRVFMDDANVPSLLALPFLGCVDVNDPIYQNTRRLVLSPSNPYFFKGKAGEGIGGPHIGFNYIWPMSLIMRATTSNDEKEIRYCIETLRDTDGGTGFMHESFHKDNPSDYTRSWFAWTNTLFGELIVKLQSEGKLKDLLG; from the coding sequence ATGACTACAAGACGTAATTTCCTGAAAACAGGATCTATTTCCTTGGCCGGCCTGTTGGTTGGCGAGAAGGTATACTCCGCCGTGAGTACGCCCGACAATAAAAAGAGTTTTAGCACGATCGCCTCTAAGGTGACCGGCGATTACGCCAGCAAGCGCCCGGCTCCCGAGGCCCGTAAGTTTACCTCCAAGGCGGTAGAGGAGCAACTGAAGGCTTCCAAGGCCCGTATCAAGGACCCGAAACTGGCTTGGATGTTCGAGAACTGCTACCCGAATACCTTGGACACGACCTGTGAGTTCAAGATGGTAGACGGCAAGCCGGATACGTTCGTGATCACCGGAGATATTCACGCCATGTGGTTGCGTGACTCCTCGGCGCAGGTTTACCCCTTCGTCACCTTGGCGAAGAAGGATAAGGACTTGCGGCAGATGCTGGTTGGTGCTATCAATCGCCAGACCGCCTGCATCCTGATCGATCCCTACGCTAATGGCTTCAACGAAGGCCCTACCGGGAGCGAGTGGGAGAGCGACCGCACGGAGATGAAGAAAGAGCTTCACGAGCGTAAATGGGAGATCGACTCGCTTTGCTACCCGATCCGCTTGGCGTATCATTATTGGAAGGAAGTAGGCGATACCTCCGTATTCGACAGCAAATGGGAGCAGGCGATGGAGGCCGTTTACCGTACTTTCCGTGAGCAACAGCGCAAGGACAGCCTCGGGCCGTACCGTTTCTCCCGTGTGACGGACCGCCAAGGCGATACCCTCTTGAACGATGGTTGGGGTAGCCCGGTGAATCCGGTGGGCCTGATCGTCTCCTCTTTCCGTCCTTCCGACGACGCTACGCTGTTTGGCTTCTTGGTGCCATCGAACTTGTTCGCTATCACCTCGCTTCGTCAGGTGGCTGAGATTCTTCGTGCCGTAAGAAATAACACGGACTTGGCCGGTCGTTGCGAGGCGTTGGCGGGTGAGGTAGAGGAGGCCGTGAAGAAATATGCCATCGTGGAGCATCCGGAATTCGGTAAGGTGTACGCCTTCGAGGTAGATGGTTACGGCAGCCGTGTCTTCATGGACGACGCTAACGTTCCGAGCTTGCTGGCCTTGCCGTTCTTGGGTTGCGTGGACGTGAACGACCCGATTTACCAGAATACCCGCCGCTTGGTGCTGAGCCCTTCCAACCCTTACTTCTTCAAGGGAAAGGCCGGCGAGGGCATCGGCGGTCCGCATATCGGTTTCAACTATATCTGGCCGATGAGCTTGATCATGCGTGCTACGACTTCCAACGACGAGAAGGAGATCCGGTATTGCATAGAGACGCTTCGTGATACGGACGGAGGCACGGGCTTCATGCACGAGTCTTTCCATAAGGACAATCCTTCCGATTACACCCGCTCGTGGTTCGCTTGGACGAATACTCTGTTTGGCGAGTTGATCGTGAAGCTGCAATCCGAAGGCAAGCTGAAAGACCTCCTCGGCTAA
- a CDS encoding sulfatase family protein, which yields MKTNKLFILTGLAAIASTSCSQKENTSGQPAKPMNILYIMTDDHSFQTISAYDKRYIQTPNIDRIANEGVRFTNSFVANSISGPSRACMLTGKHSHKNGFIDNAHTFDGSQQTFPKLLRKAGYQTAMIGKWHLTSDPTGFDYWNILVGQGDYYNPIFIDNGEKRQIEGYATNITTDLALDWLDNKRDKSKPFCLLLHHKAPHRTWMPDTCDLRLYDDVTFPLPENFYDDYAGRIAASEQEMSIIKDMDIVYDLKMADKENEIHSSNADLEKYGRELYNRMNPDQKAAWDAYYDPIIQDFKAKKRTGKELAEWKYQRYMHDYLRVIHSVDRNIGIVLDYLEKNDLLDNTLIVYTSDQGFYMGEHGWFDKRFMYEESFRTPLLMRLPGGKKGDIPQLVQNIDYAPTFLELAGVPIPADIQGESLLPLLKGERPENWRNSLYYHYYEYPAEHSVKRHYGVRDDRYKLIHFYNDIDVWELYDLQEDPHEMNNLYGKPSYEAVTKRMRDELYKLQKQYDDPVGIRFNVSD from the coding sequence ATGAAAACAAATAAACTATTCATTCTGACAGGTCTGGCGGCGATAGCCTCCACCTCCTGTAGCCAAAAAGAGAATACGTCCGGGCAGCCCGCCAAGCCCATGAATATCCTTTATATCATGACGGACGATCACTCCTTCCAAACCATCAGCGCCTACGACAAGCGATACATCCAAACCCCCAACATCGACCGCATCGCAAACGAGGGCGTACGTTTCACCAATAGCTTCGTAGCCAACTCCATCAGTGGCCCCAGCCGTGCCTGCATGCTGACCGGCAAGCACAGCCACAAGAACGGCTTCATCGATAACGCCCATACCTTCGACGGCTCGCAGCAGACCTTCCCGAAGCTATTGCGTAAAGCTGGTTACCAAACCGCCATGATCGGCAAATGGCACCTCACCTCCGATCCCACCGGTTTCGATTACTGGAACATCCTCGTAGGCCAAGGCGATTACTATAACCCCATCTTCATCGATAACGGCGAGAAGCGTCAGATCGAAGGGTACGCCACGAACATCACGACCGATCTGGCTCTTGATTGGCTGGACAATAAACGAGACAAGAGCAAGCCTTTCTGCCTCCTGCTGCACCATAAGGCTCCGCACCGTACTTGGATGCCCGATACCTGCGACCTGCGTCTTTACGACGATGTGACCTTCCCGCTGCCCGAGAACTTCTACGACGATTACGCCGGCCGCATCGCCGCCTCGGAGCAGGAGATGAGCATCATCAAGGATATGGATATCGTATACGACTTGAAAATGGCCGATAAGGAGAACGAGATCCATTCCTCCAACGCCGATCTGGAGAAGTACGGCCGTGAGCTTTATAACCGCATGAATCCGGACCAGAAAGCCGCTTGGGACGCCTATTACGATCCGATCATCCAAGACTTCAAGGCGAAGAAACGCACGGGTAAGGAGCTGGCCGAGTGGAAATACCAGCGTTATATGCACGATTACCTTCGGGTGATCCATTCCGTGGATCGGAACATCGGTATCGTGCTCGATTATCTGGAGAAGAACGATTTGCTGGATAACACGTTGATCGTCTACACCTCCGACCAAGGCTTCTACATGGGCGAGCATGGCTGGTTCGACAAGCGCTTCATGTATGAGGAATCCTTCCGCACCCCGTTGCTGATGCGTCTGCCGGGTGGCAAGAAGGGTGATATCCCGCAGCTCGTGCAGAATATTGATTACGCTCCCACTTTTTTGGAACTGGCCGGAGTCCCCATCCCAGCCGACATCCAAGGCGAGTCCTTGCTTCCCTTGCTGAAAGGCGAGCGGCCGGAGAACTGGCGTAACTCCCTTTACTATCATTACTACGAGTATCCCGCCGAGCATTCCGTGAAGCGTCATTACGGCGTACGTGACGATCGTTATAAATTGATCCATTTCTACAACGACATCGACGTATGGGAGCTTTACGACCTCCAAGAAGATCCCCACGAGATGAATAACCTTTACGGTAAGCCCAGTTACGAGGCAGTGACGAAACGCATGCGAGACGAGCTTTATAAGCTGCAAAAACAATATGATGACCCTGTGGGAATACGCTTCAATGTGTCGGACTGA
- a CDS encoding Do family serine endopeptidase: MKNIWKNVLGVALIAAISSGAAIGTSTYLMNKNQRPAELASGVENTFKQPYRLTNYGTVAAENIDFTTAAESAIHGVVHIKATANAQASNGDGGQQYMDPFEYFFGFGGRGGFQRPQQQPRVGAGSGVIISTDGYIITNNHVIDGADELEVTLNDNRKFPAKIIGADPTTDIALIKIEATDLPTIPFGDSEKLKVGEWVLAVGNPFNLTSTVTAGIVSAKSRGNIGAGGKDRSKIESFIQTDAAVNPGNSGGALVNTKGELVGINTAIYSETGNFAGYSFAVPISIAGKVANDLKQFGTVQRAVLGVLIQDPQYVPDAEKEKVKVFEGAYVGGFAERSSAKEAGIEKGDVIVAVNGVKIKSSSALQEQISKYRPGDKVELTINRNGSTKKFTVELRNAQGSTKVVKGGDSAEVMGAAFKALNDEQKRKLGVSYGIEVTGLTSGKLKDAGIKKGFIIMIVNNQKISAPEDLEKIVESILQGRTEDQGLFIKGFYPNGRTKYYAIDLAE, translated from the coding sequence ATGAAAAATATCTGGAAGAATGTGCTTGGTGTTGCTCTGATAGCAGCCATTAGTTCTGGTGCCGCGATCGGAACGAGTACTTACCTGATGAATAAGAATCAACGTCCGGCGGAGTTGGCCTCCGGAGTTGAGAATACCTTCAAGCAACCGTACCGATTGACGAATTATGGAACCGTGGCCGCCGAGAATATCGATTTCACTACGGCCGCCGAGAGCGCCATCCACGGGGTTGTCCATATCAAGGCCACGGCTAACGCGCAAGCCTCTAACGGGGACGGCGGTCAGCAGTATATGGACCCGTTCGAGTATTTCTTCGGCTTCGGTGGCCGTGGAGGGTTCCAACGTCCGCAACAGCAACCTCGTGTGGGCGCTGGCTCGGGTGTCATTATCTCTACGGATGGTTATATCATCACGAACAACCACGTGATCGACGGAGCCGACGAGCTGGAGGTTACCTTAAACGATAACCGGAAATTCCCGGCAAAGATTATAGGGGCTGATCCGACAACAGATATCGCCTTGATCAAGATTGAGGCAACCGACTTACCTACGATCCCCTTTGGTGATTCTGAGAAGTTGAAAGTAGGTGAGTGGGTGTTGGCGGTAGGTAACCCGTTTAACTTGACCTCTACCGTTACGGCAGGTATCGTGAGCGCTAAGAGCCGTGGCAACATCGGCGCCGGTGGCAAGGATCGTAGCAAGATCGAGTCGTTTATACAGACAGACGCCGCCGTGAACCCGGGTAACAGTGGTGGGGCACTAGTGAACACGAAAGGCGAGTTAGTCGGTATCAATACCGCTATCTACTCCGAGACCGGTAACTTCGCCGGATACTCTTTCGCCGTGCCCATCAGCATCGCCGGCAAGGTGGCTAACGACTTGAAGCAATTCGGAACCGTGCAGCGTGCCGTATTAGGCGTATTGATACAAGACCCGCAATACGTGCCCGACGCTGAGAAAGAGAAAGTGAAAGTATTCGAGGGCGCTTACGTAGGTGGTTTCGCCGAGCGCAGCTCCGCTAAGGAAGCCGGAATCGAGAAGGGTGACGTGATTGTAGCCGTGAACGGCGTGAAGATCAAATCGTCTAGCGCTTTGCAAGAGCAGATCAGCAAATACCGTCCGGGCGACAAGGTAGAGTTGACGATCAACCGCAACGGTAGCACGAAGAAATTCACGGTAGAACTCCGTAATGCGCAAGGTAGCACCAAGGTCGTGAAGGGTGGCGACAGCGCAGAGGTTATGGGCGCAGCGTTCAAGGCTTTGAACGACGAGCAGAAACGTAAGTTAGGTGTAAGTTATGGTATCGAGGTCACCGGTCTGACCAGCGGCAAGCTGAAAGACGCCGGTATAAAGAAAGGCTTCATTATCATGATTGTAAACAACCAGAAGATCTCTGCTCCGGAAGACTTGGAAAAGATTGTGGAAAGCATACTTCAAGGACGTACGGAAGATCAAGGCCTCTTCATTAAAGGCTTCTACCCGAACGGACGTACGAAGTACTATGCGATAGATCTTGCCGAATAA